Below is a genomic region from Cohaesibacter intestini.
GGTCCTGCGTGTCGGCGAGAATAAGCTGTTTCGCGGTCTTGGTAATTGCCAGTTCGAGGAAGCCAACAAACGCTGGTCGTTTGATGGCGGTCAGGCCTGGTCGACGGCCTTTGCGGCCATGTGGGAAGAAGGCCAAAGCCTGCCAACGCTGGCAATTGGCAATTATGTGGATCGCGACCAACCGGGTGCCCCTTTTGGCACCTGTCATGACACCGATTTCTTTCGTCCCAGCGGTTCCGATGGATCGGGCGGCTATCGGCATGAAAGTCTGAAGCCGGGCTATTGTGCCCTGTCGATGATGTTTACCGACTGGGATCGCTCCGGCAAACCCGATTTGCGGATCGCCAATGACCGGCAATATTATCGCGGCGGTCACGAGCAATTGTGGAAGGTCCGGGCAGGTGAACAGCCAGAGGAATATCGCTCCGGCGATGGCTGGCGCCGGGTGCGGGTCTGGGGCATGGGAATCGCCTCGACAGACCTGACCGGCGATGGTCGGCCCGACTATTACATCACCTCAATGGCTGACAACAAGTTGCAGATCCTGACCTCCCGCCGTGGAGAGCCGGATTTTGAAGACGGGGCGTTTCAGCGCGGCATCACCGCCCATCGGCCGTTTGTTGGCGACAATGTCAATCCGTCGACCTCGTGGCATGCGCAGTTTGATGATGTCAACAATGACAGTTTCATTGATCTGTTCGTGACCAAGGGCAATGTCGAGGCGATGACGGATTTTGCCATGGAAGATCCAAACAGCCTGTTGCTTGGCATGCCAGATGGTTCGTTCGAGGAAGCTGCCGACAAGGCCAACATGTTGAGTTTTGCCCGCGGACGGGGCGGCTCTCTGGTTGACCTCAATCTGGATGGTCAGCTCGACAGTGTTGTGGTCAATCGTAAGGTCAATGCCCAGATCTGGCGCAATATGGGACAGGTTGAAACGAAGGACGGCGCGACGGACGAGACGATTGCCGCTCCCATGGGCAATTGGGTGGCTCTCCAGCTGCTTCAGGATGGTCCCAACAGGGATGCCATAGGCTCCTTCCTTGAGGTGCGAATTGCGGATCGGACGCAAAGTCGGGAAATCACCATTGGCGGTGGCCATGCGGGGGGCAAGGCCGGATGGCATCATTTCGGTATCGGAGTGGCAGAACGTGCCGTTGCGCGGGTTCAATGGCCGGATGGAGAATGGAGCCCGTGGATCCGTCTGTTTGCCAATCAGCATGCCCGGATCACACGGGGCAAATCCACCGCCGATGTCTGGTTGCCTTCACAGGTGGCTTTGCAAAACTGACGCCGCTTGCTGCCAGTGTTAAATCAGGCCGTCGCACGATGGCCTGACCTTGGGTTGGGTGTCGCTGTGGCATTCTTCCAGATACGGTAGATTTCCAGCAATGCGAGCGGCACAAAATGGGCCAGTGCCGGCCCGAAGTGATATTCGAGGAACACCCAGTGGGCGAAAGTGGCAAGGGCTGCGCCATAGACGGTGCGCTGGAGAATTTTCCACCCGCGTGGCCCCATCAGGCGGATGGACAGGTCGTTGGACGTCAGCGCGAGAGGCACGAAAATCACGAAGGCCAGCCAGCCGGTCCAGATACCGGTTTTGACAAAATCTGCCAGCAGGGCGGACATGGTGCCCAGATCAATCACATAATATAGGGTATGTAGCGCGGCATAGCCAAAGGCGGCGACGCCCAGATAGCGACGGCGGCGGGCCAGCCAACGGATCCAGCCAGTTTTGGGAAACAGCATTTTCAAGGGTGTCAGGATCATGGTTATGATCATGAAGCGGGCTGCAAATTCCCCGGTTGGATGGAGCAGCCGATGCAGGTCGTTGCCCTGCAGGGCTCCGGCGATCATGCCAAAGGAAGGAAGCGCGATGAGGAGCCAAAAGACATAAGGGCTGCTGAAAAAGCGTTTGATTGTAGAGGATGCAGACATATCCTGAAATCCGTTCGTGAAAGCCAAGGGTGATTGAAATCGGAGTCAGGATCTGACGGTGGCCAAGATCCCGTTTATGCAGGACAGATTATTGGCTCGGACAGGGTGAGTTCCAGTCATGTTTGGTATCAAATTGTATTCAACTGTAACGGGCTTGAACGGCGTTTCTGTCGCCTGTTGCGGGTCGGTCGGTGCTTTTTTGGTCGAACTGGCTGTGAATCTTTTTACAATCTGCTCTTGATCAATTTTTTCTCGGTTTTTGTCGCCTAGAAAGTAGGCTACTTTTCGGTTCTCATGCCCGCCTTTTCGTGGATCCCCGATTGTACCCGGGATCATGCGGGCTTGACCGTTTGCATGCATGGAGCCTTGCGGCCTGTTGAGACGCTGAGGCACCATCATGGTTTTCGTATTTTGCCAGGCCGCCGCTCCATCTGTTTTTTCGTTGTGCCGGTGCCGACGCTATAGCAACAAGAAAAAGAAAGCCCACTCATGCGCCCGCATATGATGAGATCGAAACGGTTTGCGCCTCTTTTCTGGACTCAGTTTCTGTCTGCCTTCAATGACAACTTTCTTCGCTATTCGCTGATCTTTCTGATCCTTGCCAAAATGGCGACGCAAGAGGCTGGCTCACTGGTGACCATGGCTGGCGCCATTTTCATGTTTCCGTTTCTGATCCTGTCGGCGCTTGGCGGGGAACTGGCCGACAAAAATGACAAGGGGCGGATGGCTGAAAAGCTCAAGCTGGCCGAAATCGGTGCCGCCGTGGTGGCGGTGCTTGGTATCGGGCTTGGCTCGATCTGGCTTTCTATGGTGGCCTTGTTCCTGTTCGGCGTGGTGTCTGCGCTTTTCGGGCCGATCAAATATGGCATCCTGCCCGATCATCTGCCGCGGCGGGAATTGCCCGTGGCCAATGCGTGGGTGGAAGGGGCGACCTTTGTTGCCATTCTGGCAGGCACCATCGTGGCAGGGTTGGCGGCAACGGGCGGGGTTGATATCACGCTGTTCGGGCCGATGATGCTGATCTTTGCGGTTGGCTGTTGGATGATTAGCCGCAAAATCCCCAATACGGGCTCCAGCGCTCCGGATCTGGTGATCAATCGCAATATTCTCGCCTCGACCAGCCAGCTGCTGGGGGAGCTTTATGGCAGCAAGAAGCTGTGGCGTGCCAGCCTGATCGTATCGTGGTTCTGGTTGCTGGGGGGCGTGATCACCGCTCTGGTGCCAACCTTTGTCACCCAGATTATGGGTGGCTCACCGATGGTGGTGACGATCTATTCGGTTATTTTCGCGATCTCTGTGGCCTTTGGTTCGGCGATTGCGGCCTGGCTTTGCGCCGGGCG
It encodes:
- a CDS encoding FG-GAP repeat domain-containing protein → MRAIIYAISAGVIGVFASHALAVEAPHMVEVTETSGVEHRYNGGWEYFVGGGVAAFDCNGDRYPELYLAGGSDPAALYVNRSTLGGALSFEKKSDSPLAIEAVSGAYPLDIDSDGIQDLLVLRVGENKLFRGLGNCQFEEANKRWSFDGGQAWSTAFAAMWEEGQSLPTLAIGNYVDRDQPGAPFGTCHDTDFFRPSGSDGSGGYRHESLKPGYCALSMMFTDWDRSGKPDLRIANDRQYYRGGHEQLWKVRAGEQPEEYRSGDGWRRVRVWGMGIASTDLTGDGRPDYYITSMADNKLQILTSRRGEPDFEDGAFQRGITAHRPFVGDNVNPSTSWHAQFDDVNNDSFIDLFVTKGNVEAMTDFAMEDPNSLLLGMPDGSFEEAADKANMLSFARGRGGSLVDLNLDGQLDSVVVNRKVNAQIWRNMGQVETKDGATDETIAAPMGNWVALQLLQDGPNRDAIGSFLEVRIADRTQSREITIGGGHAGGKAGWHHFGIGVAERAVARVQWPDGEWSPWIRLFANQHARITRGKSTADVWLPSQVALQN
- a CDS encoding sulfite oxidase heme-binding subunit YedZ — its product is MSASSTIKRFFSSPYVFWLLIALPSFGMIAGALQGNDLHRLLHPTGEFAARFMIITMILTPLKMLFPKTGWIRWLARRRRYLGVAAFGYAALHTLYYVIDLGTMSALLADFVKTGIWTGWLAFVIFVPLALTSNDLSIRLMGPRGWKILQRTVYGAALATFAHWVFLEYHFGPALAHFVPLALLEIYRIWKNATATPNPRSGHRATA